In Helianthus annuus cultivar XRQ/B chromosome 3, HanXRQr2.0-SUNRISE, whole genome shotgun sequence, a single window of DNA contains:
- the LOC110930218 gene encoding nuclear pore complex protein NUP98A yields MFGSSNPFGQSSNSPFGSPSVFGQNNSPNSNPFAAKPFGSTSPFGSQTGSSIFGGTSTGVFGTPASSPVFGASSTPAFGSSMPAFGASSSPAFGASSSSFGGSSVFGQKPAFGGFGSTTPSSPFGSSFQQSQPAFGASSTPAFGASSTPAFGSNLFGSSPFGASSQPAFGASSTPAFGATSTPAFGATTTPAFGATSTPAFGSTSTPTFGNTGSAFGVSSTSVFGSSTPAFGASSTPAFGASSTPAFGSASTPAFGSSPTPAFGATSSPFSFGSSPAFGQSTSAFGSSPFGATSTTFGAQSSPFGAQTTTPAFASSGFGQQRGGTRVTPYAQTPEADSGSGTQTAGKLESISAMPAYKEKSHEELRWEDYQLGDKGGPNPAAQSSGGMGFNMTNTQQPNLFASSSPAFGQSSANPFSSTTSTNPFAPKTSTFTTPGFATSTPSLGSSPFGTTTSNPFGSTPSAAPSAFGSTPAFGSTPAFGSTTSPSLFNTPNTSAFGTSTSIFGTQTQGTTSSFGTGLNFGNTQSSPLFQSTTPTLGQTSSPFGQTSSPFGQAAPAFGQSTPAFGQTNAFGGNLFSSTPSLLSTSSMGFNPTTPSLSNPFQSAQPTQNTGGFGFAAPSGGTSSIFGQNNFGQAPASQSPALAQPQSITNPFGTLPAMPQMSIGRVGNAPSIQYGISSLPVVDKPAPMRISSVLTSRHLSQRRIRLPARKYHPKNEGPKVSFFSDEEETTSTPKADALFIPRENPRALVIRPVEQWPAKASAEKPKEKDASNFSPPQTNGQYTEFASTTHQNGRPTENGNRNHSENGIFKEQTTSVKITQKTNGVHDDQPTSKSDSYITLTGHRAGEAAIVYEHGADIEALMPKLRHSDYYTEPRIQELAAKERAEPGFCRRVKDFVVGRHNYGSIKFFGETDVRRLDLESLIQFNNREVIVYMDETKKPPVGQGLNKPAEVTLLNIKCFDKKTGRQFTEGPRIEKYKEMLKKKAEDQGAEFVSYDPVKGEWKFRVSHFSRYALKEDDDEDKDGSLVE; encoded by the exons ATGTTTGGTTCTAGCAACC CTTTTGGGCAGTCATCTAATAGCCCATTTGGGTCCCCATCAGTTTTTGGGCAGAACAATAGTCCAAATAGCAATCCTTTTGCTGCAAAACCATTTGGTAGTACGTCTCCCTTTGGTTCACAAACAGGGAGCTCAATTTTTGGTGGCACGTCTACCGGTGTGTTTGGTACCCCAGCTTCCTCACCAGTTTTCGGTGCCTCGTCAACTCCTGCTTTTGGGAGTTCAATGCCTGCTTTTGGAGCTTCCTCAAGCCCAGCCTTTGGTGCTTCATCCTCTTCTTTTGGTG GTTCATCTGTGTTTGGTCAGAAGCCTGCGTTTGGTGGCTTTGGATCCACTACACCGTCAAGTCCTTTTGGAAGCTCATTTCAGCAATCACAACCTGCTTTTGGGGCCTCAAGCACACCTGCTTTTGGGGCCTCAAGCACACCTGCTTTTGGGAGCAATCTTTTCGGTTCCTCCCCTTTTGGAGCATCAAGTCAACCTGCATTTGGGGCATCAAGCACACCTGCTTTTGGTGCCACAAGCACCCCCGCGTTCGGTGCCACAACCACACCTGCGTTCGGTGCCACAAGCACACCGGCTTTTGGTTCTACATCAACCCCTACATTTGGCAACACGGGCTCTGCATTTGGTGTCTCTAGCACCTCTGTTTTTGGTTCAAGCACTCCTGCGTTTGGTGCGTCAAGTACACCAGCATTTGGTGCTTCAAGCACACCAGCATTTGGTTCTGCGAGTACTCCAGCGTTTGGATCTTCACCTACTCCTGCTTTCGGTGCAACAAGCTCTCCTTTCAGTTTCGGGTCAAGTCCAGCATTTGGTCAATCGACTTCTGCATTTGGAAGCAGCCCGTTTGGTGCCACTAGCACAACCTTCGGGGCTCAAAGCTCCCCATTTG GAGCCCAGACCACAACACCAGCGTTTGCGAGTTCCGGGTTTGGGCAACAACGTGGGGGAACTAGAGTAACTCCTTATGCTCAAACACCTGAGGCCGACAGTGGTAGCGGGACACAAACTGCTGGAAAACTTGAGTCAATATCAGCAATGCCTGCATACAAAGAAAAAAGTCACGAAGAACTTAGATGGGAGGATTATCAATTGGGCGATAAAG GGGGCCCGAATCCTGCTGCTCAATCTTCTGGTGGAATGGGCTTTAACATGACCAACACACAGCAACCGAACCTGTTTGCTTCGTCGTCACCTGCATTTGGGCAATCATCTGCAAATCCATTTTCTTCCACTACGTCTACCAATCCGTTTGCTCCAAAGACTTCAACTTTCACCACCCCGGGGTTTGCGACCTCAACTCCGTCTCTCGGTTCTTCACCTTTCGGTACTACAACGTCTAATCCTTTCGGGTCAACACCATCAGCAGCGCCATCTGCATTTGGATCAACTCCTGCTTTTGGATCGACTCCTGCTTTTGGCTCTACAACGTCTCCTTCTCTTTTTAATACACCCAATACATCTGCGTTTGGAACATCAACGTCTATTTTTGGTACTCAAACCCAGGGAACAACTTCATCGTTTGGTACTGGCTTAAACTTTGGAAACACTCAATCATCACCTTTGTTCCAGTCAACCACTCCTACTCTTGGGCAAACAAGTTCTCCTTTTGGGCAGACTTCCTCACCTTTCGGGCAGGCTGCACCGGCTTTCGGGCAGAGTACTCCGGCTTTTGGTCAAACGAATGCGTTTGGAGGAAACTTGTTCTCTAGCACCCCTTCGTTACTAAGCACCAGCAGCATGGGATTCAATCCGACAACT CCTTCTCTTTCAAATCCTTTTCAATCGGCTCAACCAACCCAAAATACTGGTGGCTTTGGCTTTGCAGCACCATCAG GTGGCACATCAAGCATTTTTGGTCAGAATAATTTTGGACAAGC GCCTGCCAGTCAGAGCCCCGCACTAGCACAGCCACAGTCTATTACAAATCCGTTCGGAACGTTACCTGCAATGCCGCAGATGTCAATTGGGCGTGTGGGAAATGCACCATCAATTCAGTACGGAATTTCTAGCCTGCCA GTTGTTGACAAACCAGCCCCTATGAGGATATCATCTGTGTTGACTTCTCGGCATCTTTCTCAAAGGCGGATTAGGTTGCCTGCAAGGAAATATCACCCCAAAAATGAAGGTCCAAAG GTTTCGTTTTTTAGTGACGAGGAAGAGACTACGAGCACACCTAAAGCCGATGCTCTTTTCATTCCCAGAGAGAATCCAAGGGCTCTCGTTATTCGCCCTGTTGAACAATGGCCTGCAAAAGCATCTGCCGAGAAACCAAAAGAAAAAGATGCATCTAATTTTTCTCCACCACAAACTAATG GTCAATATACCGAGTTTGCTTCTACCACGCATCAAAATGGACGCCCTACAGAGAATGGGAACA GAAATCATTCTGAAAATGGCATTTTCAAGGAACAAACTACTTCCGTCAAGATAACCCAGAAAACAAACGGTGTACACGACGATCAACCAACTTCAAAATCCGACTCATACATCACCTTAACCGGTCACCGAGCAGGTGAGGCGGCAATCGTTTACGAACATGGGGCCGACATTGAAGCACTGATGCCTAAACTTCGCCATTCAGATTACTACACCGAGCCACGGATCCAAGAACTAGCCGCTAAAGAGCGCGCAGAACCGGGTTTCTGCCGCCGTGTAAAGGACTTTGTAGTCGGGCGGCATAACTATGGAAGCATTAAATTCTTTGGGGAAACCGACGTGAGACGACTGGACCTTGAGTCTCTTATCCAGTTTAATAACCGAGAAGTGATTGTTTATATGGACGAGACGAAAAAACCGCCAGTCGGACAAGGCCTTAACAAGCCCGCTGAAGTAACACTTCTGAATATCAAGTGTTTTGATAAAAAGACGGGGCGTCAATTCACCGAAGGACCTCGAATTGAGAAATATAAAGAAATGTTAAAGAAGAAAGCTGAAGACCAAGGTGCGGAGTTTGTGTCGTATGACCCGGTTAAAGGAGAATGGAAGTTTAGGGTCAGCCATTTCAGTCGATACGCGCTCAAAGAAGATGACGACGAGGATAAGGATGGCTCACTGGTTGAATGA